A window of Oncorhynchus nerka isolate Pitt River linkage group LG4, Oner_Uvic_2.0, whole genome shotgun sequence contains these coding sequences:
- the LOC115124981 gene encoding serine/threonine-protein kinase TAO3-like has translation MSGYKRMRRQHQKQLIALENRLKAEMDEHRLRLQKEVETHANNTYIELERLAKRHTVHTDKEIKAATAEEKRIQQQIIAQQKKELTTFVDNQKKEYRLYKDKIKEEMNEEPSTPKEEKQERLSRHKETVQRSQAEDEAHLLNQQRLVYDRSCRALKRRTLVKRHEFEQEQMREELNKKKTQKEMEQALMIRQDESTQELERRQLQTLQRLRVELIFLQHQTELENQEEYNGRRQRELHRKHALEQRQQPRNLKMLEMQIKKQFQDTCKVQNKQYKALRNHQLEVSPKSEHKAILKSLKEEQTRKLAVLAEQYEQSINEMMASQAMRLEEEQEKECQALKQQLQQEMELLDAYQSKTKAQTEAQHERELQMLGQKVSLRRAHLEQKIEEELASLQKERTERIKQLFERQEREMDAFDAESARLGFGSLGSLDFPKEDDR, from the exons ATGTCTGGGTATAAGCGCATGCGGCGGCAGCACCAGAAGCAGCTGATCGCCCTGGAGAACAGGCTGAAGGCGGAGATGGACGAGCATAGGCTCCGGTTGCAGAAGGAAGTAGAGACCCACGCCAACAACACTTACATTGAACTGGAGAGACTGGCTAAACGGCACACCGTTCACACAGACAAAGAG ATAAAGGCAGCTacagcagaggagaagaggatccAGCAACAGATCATTGCCCAGCAAAAGAAGGAGCTGACCACCTTCGTAGACAACCAGAAAAAAGAGTACAGGCTCTATAAAGACAAGATCAAAGAG GAGATGAATGAGGAGCCCAGTACGCCCAAGGAGGAGAAGCAGGAGCGTCTTTCCAGGCACAAGGAGACGGTGCAGCGCTCACAGGCTGAGGATGAGGCCCACCTTCTGAACCAGCAGAGGCTGGTCTATGACAGGAGCTGCCGTGCTCTGAAACGCAGGACACTGGTCAAGAGGCACGAGTTCGAACAGGAGCAAATGAGAGAG GAGCTGAATAAGAAGAAGACCCAGAAGGAGATGGAGCAGGCCCTGATGATCCGACAGGACGAGTCCACTCAGGAGCTGGAGCGCAGGCAGCTGCAGACACTGCAGAGGCTCCGTGTTGAGCTGATCTTCCTGCAGCACCAGACCGAGTTGGAGAACCAGGAGGAGTACAACGGCCGGCGGCAGAGAGAGCTGCACAGGAAGCACGCCCTGGAGCAGCGGCAGCAGCCCCGGAACCTCAAG ATGTTGGAGATGCAGATCAAGAAACAGTTCCAGGACACGTGTAAGGTGCAGAACAAGCAGTACAAAGCCCTGAGGAACCATCAGCTTGAGGTCTCTCCTAAGAGCGAGCACAAGGCCATCCTAAAGTCACTGAAGGAGGAGCAGACACGCAAGCTCGCTGTGCTGGCCGAGCAGTACGAGCAGAGCATCAATGAGATGATGGCCTCACAAGCG ATGCgtctggaggaggagcaggaaAAGGAGTGCCAGGCGTTgaagcagcagctgcagcaggagATGGAGCTACTGGATGCCTACCAGAGCAAGACCAAGGCCCAGACAGAAGCCCAACATGAGAGGGAGCTGCAGATGCTGGGGCAGAAGGTCTCCTTACGCAGGGCCCACCTGGAACAGAAG ATTGAAGAGGAGCTGGCCTCACTTCAGAAGGAACGCACTGAAAGGATCAAGCAGCTTTTTGAAcggcaggagagggagatggacgcTTTCGATGCAGAGAGCGCTAGGCTGGGGTTTGGGAGCTTAGGATCGCTGGACTTCCCCAAGGAGGACGACAGATGA